Proteins from a single region of Melanotaenia boesemani isolate fMelBoe1 chromosome 3, fMelBoe1.pri, whole genome shotgun sequence:
- the gnb1b gene encoding guanine nucleotide binding protein (G protein), beta polypeptide 1b: MSELDQLRQEAEQLKNQIRDARKACADATLSQITASIDPVGRIQMRTRRTLRGHLAKIYAMHWGSDSRLLVSASQDGKLIIWDSYTTNKVHAIPLRSSWVMTCAYAPSGNYVACGGLDNICSIYNLKTREGNVRVSRELAGHTGYLSCCRFLDDNQIVTSSGDTTCALWDIETGQQTTTFAGHTGDVMSLSLAPDSRLFVSGACDASAKLWDIREGMCRQTFTGHESDINAICYFPNGNAFATGSDDATCRLFDLRADQELMIYSHDNIICGITSVAFSKSGRLLLAGYDDFNCNVWDTLKADRAGVLAGHDNRVSCLGVTDDGMAVATGSWDSFLKIWN, encoded by the exons atgaGTGAACTAGACCAGTTACGCCAAGAGGCAGAGCAGCTGAAGAATCAGATCAGA GATGCTAGGAAAGCATGCGCAGATGCCACACTATCACAG ATCACAGCTAGTATTGACCCCGTCGGCCGAATCCAGATGCGAACAAGACGAACACTGCGGGGTCACTTGGCTAAAATCTATGCCATGCACTGGGGATCAGATTCAAG GCTCTTGGTCAGTGCTTCTCAAGATGGCAAACTTATTATTTGGGATAGCTATACCACAAACAAG GTCCATGCCATTCCACTTCGATCTTCCTGGGTCATGACTTGTGCATATGCACCATCAGGAAACTATGTGGCCTGTGGTGGCTTAGACAACATCTGCTCCATTTATAACCTGAAAACACGCGAGGGGAATGTACGTGTGAGCCGTGAGCTCGCTGGACATACAG GATATTTGTCCTGTTGTCGTTTTCTTGATGACAACCAGATTGTTACAAGTTCTGGAGATACCACTTG TGCACTTTGGGATATTGAAACAGGCCAGCAGACAACCACATTTGCTGGACACACAGGTGATGTCATGAGCCTGTCTCTGGCTCCTGACTCACGGTTATTCGTCTCTGGTGCTTGTGATGCCTCGGCTAAACTCTGGGATATCCGAGAGGGCATGTGCAGACAGACGTTCACTGGTCATGAGTCTGATATCAATGCCATTTGT TACTTCCCTAATGGCAATGCCTTTGCCACAGGCTCTGATGATGCCACCTGCAGGCTGTTTGATCTGCGTGCTGATCAGGAATTAATGATCTACTCTCACGACAATATCATATGTGGCATCACCTCTGTTGCTTTCTCCAAGAGTGGCCGCCTTCTCCTGGCAGGATACGATGACTTCAACTGTAATGTGTGGGACACACTAAAAGCCGACCGTGCTG gTGTGTTGGCTGGACATGACAACCGTGTTAGCTGCCTGGGAGTTACTGATGATGGTATGGCAGTTGCAACAGGATCCTGGGACAGTTTTCTGAAGATCTGGAATTGA
- the tardbpb gene encoding TAR DNA-binding protein 43 isoform X1: MAEGYIRVAEEENEEPMEIPAEDDGTVLLSTVAAQFPGACGLRFRSPVSQCMRGVRLVEGVLHAPENGWGNIVYVVNYPKDNKRKMDEIDASSAVKMKRGDMKTSDLIVLGLPWKTTEQDLKDYFSTFGEVIMVQVKRDAKTGNSKGFGFVRFTEYEAQEKVISQRHMIDGRWCDCKLPNSKVNMQGPDEPLRSRKVFVGRCTEDMTTDDLRQFFMQYGEVTDVFIPKPFRAFAFVTFADDQVAQSLCGEDLIIKGVSVHISNAEPKHGNRQFDRTARFGNGFGAQAFGSNRGGLGSSTNSNLANFGSFSLNPAMMAAAQAALQSSWGMMGMLASQQQTSTSGSTSSGTSSSRDQSQSFSTGNSNYGTSSASLGWGTGSNSTTSGSGFSSGFGSSMESKSSGWGM; this comes from the exons ATGGCCGAAGGTTACATTCGAGTGGCGGAGGAGGAAAACGAAGAGCCCATGGAAATACCGGCCGAGGATGATGGCACCGTTCTCCTGTCAACCGTAGCGGCTCAGTTTCCAGGGGCGTGCGGCCTACGTTTCAGGAGCCCGGTGTCTCAGTGCATGCGGGGAGTGCGTCTCGTGGAAGGGGTCCTGCACGCGCCAGAAAATGGTTGGGGAAATATTGTGTATGTGGTGAACTATCCAAAAG ACAACAAGAGGAAAATGGATGAAATAGATGCCTCTTCTGCTGTAAAGATGAAGAGGGGGGATATGAAAACATCTGACCTGATTGTACTGGGTCTTCCTTGGAAAACAACTGAACAGGACCTGAAAGATTACTTCAGTACATTTGGAGAAGTCATCATGGTTCAG gTGAAACGAGATGCCAAAACTGGAAACTCTAAAGGATTTGGCTTTGTAAGGTTCACAGAGTATGAGGCTCAAGAAAAGGTGATTTCCCAGCGCCATATGATTGACGGGAGATGGTGCGACTGCAAGCTTCCTAACTCGAAGGTGAATATG CAAGGACCAGATGAACCACTAAGAAGTCGAAAAGTGTTTGTAGGCCGTTGCACAGAGGACATGACCACAGATGATCTACGGCAGTTCTTTATGCAGTATGGAGAAGTCACAGATGTCTTTATTCCCAAGCCATTCCGTGCTTTTGCCTTTGTCACTTTTGCTGATGATCAG GTCGCCCAGTCTCTTTGTGGAGAGGACCTTATTATCAAAGGAGTCAGTGTTCACATCTCAAATGCTGAGCCCAAACATGGCAATAGGCAGTTTGATCGTACAGCACGGTTTGGAAATGGTTTTGGAGCCCAAGCATTTGGTAGTAACCGTGGTGGGTTGGGGAGCAGCACCAACAGTAATCTGGCTAACTTTGGTTCCTTCAGTCTGAATCCTGCCATGATGGCTGCTGCTCAGGCTGCTTTGCAAAGTAGTTGGGGGATGATGGGTATGCTGGCTAGCCAGCAGCAGACGTCCACCTCGGGTAGCACCTCCAGTGGAACAAGTTCTAGCAGGGACCAGAGTCAGTCTTTCAGTACAGGCAACAGCAACTATGGCACCAGCTCAGCCAGTCTTGGTTGGGGCACAGGGTCAAACTCTACGACAAGCGGTAGTGGGTTTAGCTCAGGTTTTGGGTCCAGCATGGAGTCAAAGTCATCTGGGTGGGGTATGTAA
- the tardbpb gene encoding TAR DNA-binding protein 43 isoform X2, whose product MAEGYIRVAEEENEEPMEIPAEDDGTVLLSTVAAQFPGACGLRFRSPVSQCMRGVRLVEGVLHAPENGWGNIVYVVNYPKDNKRKMDEIDASSAVKMKRGDMKTSDLIVLGLPWKTTEQDLKDYFSTFGEVIMVQVKRDAKTGNSKGFGFVRFTEYEAQEKVISQRHMIDGRWCDCKLPNSKQGPDEPLRSRKVFVGRCTEDMTTDDLRQFFMQYGEVTDVFIPKPFRAFAFVTFADDQVAQSLCGEDLIIKGVSVHISNAEPKHGNRQFDRTARFGNGFGAQAFGSNRGGLGSSTNSNLANFGSFSLNPAMMAAAQAALQSSWGMMGMLASQQQTSTSGSTSSGTSSSRDQSQSFSTGNSNYGTSSASLGWGTGSNSTTSGSGFSSGFGSSMESKSSGWGM is encoded by the exons ATGGCCGAAGGTTACATTCGAGTGGCGGAGGAGGAAAACGAAGAGCCCATGGAAATACCGGCCGAGGATGATGGCACCGTTCTCCTGTCAACCGTAGCGGCTCAGTTTCCAGGGGCGTGCGGCCTACGTTTCAGGAGCCCGGTGTCTCAGTGCATGCGGGGAGTGCGTCTCGTGGAAGGGGTCCTGCACGCGCCAGAAAATGGTTGGGGAAATATTGTGTATGTGGTGAACTATCCAAAAG ACAACAAGAGGAAAATGGATGAAATAGATGCCTCTTCTGCTGTAAAGATGAAGAGGGGGGATATGAAAACATCTGACCTGATTGTACTGGGTCTTCCTTGGAAAACAACTGAACAGGACCTGAAAGATTACTTCAGTACATTTGGAGAAGTCATCATGGTTCAG gTGAAACGAGATGCCAAAACTGGAAACTCTAAAGGATTTGGCTTTGTAAGGTTCACAGAGTATGAGGCTCAAGAAAAGGTGATTTCCCAGCGCCATATGATTGACGGGAGATGGTGCGACTGCAAGCTTCCTAACTCGAAG CAAGGACCAGATGAACCACTAAGAAGTCGAAAAGTGTTTGTAGGCCGTTGCACAGAGGACATGACCACAGATGATCTACGGCAGTTCTTTATGCAGTATGGAGAAGTCACAGATGTCTTTATTCCCAAGCCATTCCGTGCTTTTGCCTTTGTCACTTTTGCTGATGATCAG GTCGCCCAGTCTCTTTGTGGAGAGGACCTTATTATCAAAGGAGTCAGTGTTCACATCTCAAATGCTGAGCCCAAACATGGCAATAGGCAGTTTGATCGTACAGCACGGTTTGGAAATGGTTTTGGAGCCCAAGCATTTGGTAGTAACCGTGGTGGGTTGGGGAGCAGCACCAACAGTAATCTGGCTAACTTTGGTTCCTTCAGTCTGAATCCTGCCATGATGGCTGCTGCTCAGGCTGCTTTGCAAAGTAGTTGGGGGATGATGGGTATGCTGGCTAGCCAGCAGCAGACGTCCACCTCGGGTAGCACCTCCAGTGGAACAAGTTCTAGCAGGGACCAGAGTCAGTCTTTCAGTACAGGCAACAGCAACTATGGCACCAGCTCAGCCAGTCTTGGTTGGGGCACAGGGTCAAACTCTACGACAAGCGGTAGTGGGTTTAGCTCAGGTTTTGGGTCCAGCATGGAGTCAAAGTCATCTGGGTGGGGTATGTAA
- the cenps gene encoding centromere protein S, translated as MSVDEDEINQRLKAAVHYTVGHLCKKIGADHRKELSRQTVAAIAETTFRQCDVFAKDLEAFARHAKRTTVSAEDVKLVARRSTALSVYIQNKSEELAMEQDLRKKNTGKRKSRETEEESRE; from the exons ATGTCAGTAGATGAAGACGAAATTAATCAG CGGTTAAAGGCGGCAGTGCATTATACAGTGGGTCATCTCTGTAAGAAGATTGGAGCAGACCACCGAAAGGAGTTAAGCCGACAGACCGTAGCAGCGATAGCTGAGACGACATTCAGACAGTGTG ATGTATTTGCTAAAGACTTAGAAGCCTTTGCAAG GCACGCTAAAAGAACCACAGTGTCTGCGGAGGACGTAAAACTCGTGGCCCGTCGCAGTACAGCATTG TCTGTctacatacaaaataaaagtgagGAACTGGCAATGGAGCAGGATTTGAGAAAGAAGAATACTGGGAAGAGAAAGAGCAGAGAAACTGAAGAGGAGAGCAGAGAATGA
- the rbp7b gene encoding retinoid-binding protein 7: MLQSLIVKQASKMPVNYSGTWDIVSNVNFEGYMVALGIDFATRKIASLLKPQKVIKQDGDNFTIHTFTTFRNYECSFRTGEEFKEVTKGMDNRSCQSVVNWRNDKLVCVQRGEKRNRGWTHWIQGDELHLELTCEDQVCKQIYKKTQ; the protein is encoded by the exons ATGCTGCAAAGTCTCATAGTCAAACAAGCGTCCAAAATGCCTGTCAACTACAGTGGAACATGGGATATTGTCAGTAATGTCAATTTTGAGGGTTATATGGTCGCACTTG GCATTGACTTTGCAACACGCAAGATTGCCTCTCTACTGAAGCCTCAGAAAGTGATTAAGCAAGATGGAGACAATTTCACAATCCACACTTTCACCACGTTCAGAAATTACGAGTGTTCATTCAGAACTGGGGAGGAGTTCAAAGAGGTAACGAAGGGAATGGACAACCGATCATGCCAG AGTGTGGTCAATTGGAGAAATGACAAGTTGGTGTGTGTTCagaggggagaaaaaagaaaccgGGGCTGGACTCACTGGATTCAGGGAGACGAGCTTCATCTG GAGCTTACATGTGAAGATCAAGTTTGCAAGCAAATTTATAAAAAGACCCAGTGA
- the LOC121636964 gene encoding uncharacterized protein LOC121636964, with protein sequence MFLYMLIFMAYHSSRWIPRNKRLKFQIVNAVFIIVVLAPQLYVMGRPKSSRYCRQPLLNNLSTSVALSFIASGFSVIFTLLDPVPQSLWAAYNVFGLLSFGHGLCTAILTITAAECDKTTPELYYMSLTLTVASTFSTGFFMVRGGLWLTNRRLVTETSRNTE encoded by the exons ATGTTTCTCTACATGCTAATCTTCATGGCGTATCATAGCAGCAGATGGATACCACGGAATAAGAGGCTGAAATT TCAAATAGTGAATGCGGTGTTCATAATAGTTGTTCTGGCCCCTCAGCTCTACGTCATGGGAAG GCCTAAATCCTCAAGATACTGCAGACAGCCACTTCTGAACAATTTGTCGACCTCTGTTGCCTTATCATTTATAGCTTCAG GTTTTTCAGTGATATTCACTCTACTAGATCCAGTTCCGCAGAGCTTGTGGGCTGCCTATAATGTTTTTGGCCTGCTGTCGTTCGGACACGGGCTGTGCACGGCTATCCTGACCATCACAGCTGCTGAATGT GATAAAACCACCCCAGAGCTGTACTACATGTCCCTAACTCTGACAGTCGCCTCTACCTTCAGTACAG GGTTTTTTATGGTGAGAGGAGGATTGTGGTTAACCAACAGGCGGCTCGTGACGGAGACAAGCAGAAACACAGAGTGA
- the h6pd gene encoding GDH/6PGL endoplasmic bifunctional protein: MFVTVFLLLVALCGHRGNGEEMEEAKRPGHISVIIVGGTGDLAKKYLWQGFFQLYVNQVSSGNTFSFYGGGLTPTDKGLPVFYEILKAVSCSKNVSQERCAVLKEQFLRLSQYRQLKTPEDYQELTKHLEQQLQQEGMTEAGRLFYLSVPAFAYADIAEKVNSSCRPASGAWLRVVLEKPFGHDYRSAQVLASQLGSSLKEEEMYRIDHYLGKQVVSKILPFRIENRKFLDPIWNRHHIQRIEIVLKETLDVKGRIPFYDQYGVIRDVLQNHLTEVMTLLTMKLPKNVSNSEEVLQKKLEIFSSLLPLGKNQAVIGQYQTYKDEVQQELNKTKDHVSQTPTFAAVLAHIDDAQYEDVPILLTSGKMLDERIGYARILFKNDVFCLQNHNSIHCKPKQIVFYFGHGSLLYPAILVSKNLFKPAVTDSEWKEVTKHKDVRVLGLPISDYYVQTPTEEKEAYAELISQIFAGRKNCFISTENLLASWDLWTPLLNSLTSSFPRIYPGGANNGDMLDVCLKGKDISYNTEVVIINSDKMGGESSDSFKAIQGKFRSTDMVSGWNEQVVEMLAADMQEAAEAAIDEGGVFHLALSGGSTPLALYHRLAVHHFSFPWRNTHVWMVDERCVPPNELESNFYRLHENLLKHVRIPYYNIHPMPVQLNQRLCVEEDGGALLYEKELSKYVNGSSFHFVLLGVGYDGHTASLFPGVKVDQHGESLVALTESPTKPHQRMSLTFSAINRAHKVALLIMGKGKHELVTQLSRVKDIPDKYPVTGVKPANGSLVWYIDYEALLG; encoded by the exons ATGTTTGTGACTGTGTTCCTGCTGCTGGTCGCTCTGTGCGGCCACAGAGGAAATGGAGAGGAGATGGAAGAGGCAAAGAGACCTGGACATATTTCTGTGATCATAGTGGGAGGCACTGGGGACCTGGCAAAGAAATACCTGTGGCAGGGCTTCTTCCAGCTCTATGTTAACCAGGTCAGTAGTGGAAACACCTTTTCTTTCTATGGTGGAGGACTGACACCTACTGATAAAGGCTTACCGGTCTTCTACGAGATTCTCAAAGCAGTTTCTTGCTCAAAAAACGTATCACAAGAGCGCTGTGCTGTGCTAAAAGAGCAGTTCCTGAGGCTCTCGCAGTATCGACAGCTGAAGACTCCAGAGGACTACCAGGAATTGACCAAGCACCTTGAGCAACAGCTTCAGCAGGAGGGAATGACGGAGGCAGGGAGGCTCTTTTACCTCTCTGTTCCTGCTTTTGCATATGCAGATATTGCTGAGAAGGTTAACAGCAGTTGTAGGCCTGCCAGTGGGGCTTGGCTGAGGGTCGTGCTAGAGAAACCTTTTGGACATGACTACAGGAGTGCTCAAGTCCTAGCATCTCAACTTGGAAGCTCACTGAAGGAGGAGGAAATGTACAGAATTGATCACTACTTGGGAAAGCAG GTGGTGTCAAAGATACTTCCATTTAGAATCGAGAACAGAAAATTTCTGGATCCCATCTGGAACCGGCACCACATCCAGAGAATAGAGATTGTTTTGAAAGAGACTCTAGATGTTAAAG GTCGTATTCCCTTCTATGACCAGTATGGGGTGATCAGAGATGTGCTACAGAACCACCTGACTGAGGTCATGACGCTGTTGACCATGAAGCTTCCTAAAAATGTGAGCAACAGTGAAGAAGTTCTGCAAAAAAAGCTGGAGATCTTCAGTTCCTTGCTGCCTTTAGGAAAGAATCAAGCTGTGATTGGACAGTATCAGACTTACAAAGATGAGGTTCAGCAGGAGTTGAACAAGACAAAAGATCATGTCAGCCAGACGCCCACATTTGCAG CTGTTCTGGCTCACATCGATGATGCCCAGTATGAAGATGTACCGATTCTTTTGACCTCAGGGAAGATGCTGGATGAAAGAATAGGGTATGCACGCATACTTTTCAAAAACGACGTATTTTGCCTTCAGAACCACAACAGCATTCACTGCAAACCCAAACAGATAGTTTTCTACTTTGGCCATGGCAGCCTTCTGTATCCAGCAATTCTTGTAAGTAAGAATTTATTCAAGCCAGCTGTGACAGACAGTGAGTGGAAGGAAGTGACTAAGCACAAAGATGTCCGTGTTTTAGGTTTGCCCATTTCAGACTACTATGTGCAAACTCCAACAGAAGAGAAGGAAGCTTACGCAGAACTTATTTCTCAAATCTTTGCTGGACGTAAGAATTGCTTCATTAGTACTGAAAACCTGTTGGCCTCCTGGGACTTATGGACACCACTTCTCAACAGCTTGACCAGCTCCTTTCCTCGAATCTATCCCGGTGGTGCTAACAATGGAGACATGTTGGACGTTTGTCTAAAAGGAAAAGACATTAGCTACAACACTGAGGTAGTGATAATCAACTCTGATAAGATGGGTGGCGAATCATCTGATAGTTTTAAAGCGATACAAGGCAAATTTCGCAGTACCGACATGGTCTCTGGCTGGAATGAGCAAGTAGTCGAGATGCTTGCTGCAGATATGCAGGAGGCAGCGGAGGCGGCGATAGACGAGGGCGGCGTTTTCCACCTCGCCCTCTCTGGTGGGTCGACTCCTCTTGCTCTGTACCACAGGTTGGCCGTGCACCACTTCTCCTTTCCCTGGAGGAATACTCATGTGTGGATGGTGGATGAGCGCTGCGTGCCACCAAATGAACTGGAGTCTAACTTTTACAGATTGCATGAAAACCTACTGAAGCATGTGAGGATACCCTATTACAACATCCATCCCATGCCAGTGCAGCTTAACCAGCGTCTGTGtgtggaggaggatggaggagcaCTGCTATATGAGAAAGAGCTTAGCAAATATGTTAATGGATCCAGCTTCCACTTTGTACTGCTGGGTGTTGGCTATGATGGCCACACAGCCTCTCTGTTCCCTGGTGTTAAAGTGGACCAACATGGAGAGAGTTTGGTGGCTCTCACTGAGAGCCCCACCAAGCCTCACCAGCGCATGAGCCTCACTTTCAGTGCCATTAACCGAGCACACAAAGTTGCTCTTTTGATAATGGGAAAAGGCAAACATGAACTGGTCACCCAGCTGAGTCGAGTTAAGGACATCCCAGACAAATATCCCGTGACTGGGGTGAAGCCTGCCAATGGTAGTCTTGTTTGGTATATAGACTACGAAGCGCTTTTAGGGTAA